The Myripristis murdjan chromosome 6, fMyrMur1.1, whole genome shotgun sequence sequence ACAAGATCCATGTGAGCCCATACAGCACGTTCATCAtggcaggcagaggcagagagagtggCGTAGGAGAAAGATGATGAGGCCATAGATACTACACAGGTGTGGATTGTAACTTGCTTGTAACTTTCATTGCTTAGCTTGCAACCATAGTTCTTAGAGAAGTCTACATGAATGCAGACTTCATCCTCATGTAGTTTTTCTTTCAGCTCTCTGAGTGTTTTCACTTGGTGGAGCCAGTTGAACTGGTGCTTTGCTAGAGCATCCAGCTTCTTGTTAAGCAAAGCCAACAGATCTTTCTGCTTTGAGTGACTTTTGCAAAATTAGCaaagtttttctctttctccgaTGTAATTAGCCTTCCTCTAGAGGACCTTCAAACTCAATTTCAGCAGCACTTCATACAGGTGTGATACATGCAATGCTTGCTGTTGGTATCACATGCAATAACTGCTAGCAACTGTGAAATGCTGTTTCACGAGAAGAATGCCTTTCTGATGTAGTTTGTCCACAAGCAGCTTGACATTTTCATGGTCTATACAAGCACATGTATTTCTGTCAGACTCTTTTGCTGGTGTTACATAAAAAGGACAGTATCTCACGAATTGTCAATATGACAATTTGAGGTGTCTCATGACTGTTGTGTTGTACTCTGCATGGAGGTCCTTCAGGGAGGAAAGCAGTACCCTTCTTtgctgcttgattttatttttcgtCACAGTGTCCTTTTTGCCTGATAACACCTATTCTCATCCCTACACAGAAAGCTGGCCACTTCCTCTCTTCtcagttttgagtttttctttttgttttcacttttttctcttcatttaccattttttgttgtttcttttgctTCCTCAATTTCCTCTGTAACTTTTGTGTCTTATTTTTTGCTGCCTGGAGTCCCCTTATAACTTTTCTAAATTCAGAACtaagcctttctctctctttcaatgcTAAAACAAAGTTTTTGTTAGAtctttcctctgctttctttcttctccatGCAGGCATTGAGGATGCTTGAGGCTTCTCAAAAATTGGTTGCTCATAGTTATGATCATCAGGGTGATTATGGATTGGTTCAGGATTATCTGGATGCTGAATCTGCTCATCTACTGAAGTGTTCACAGAAGGTGGAGTTAAGTTGAGAACATCAGCAAGCACCTTTTTCTTCCTTCTGTAGTTTCTCTGATACTCTCTCCACTTTTCCCTCatcttttcctgcttttgtttGGGAAGCTCGGCTACTGGAGTACCTTtagtctttccctctcttctcctttgaTAACTACAAATACATGAAAGCAACTCTTACTGACAATGGCTAACCTTTCAGAACACCTAAATCACTACATTACTCTGATTTTAGCCTGACATTCTTTTAGTCTTTcacaggaaaaagaaattgtgtgtgcatgtgactgtACTTGCATCATGTTCATGTGTGAAAACTACCTTTCTTGTCTTTTTACAAGGTAATTGTCCCTTGCATCAGGATCTGCATTCACTTGTGCTCTGTGATGAGCCACATGACACACCAAGAATTGTCTTCGTCCGACTCCAAAGCATAAGAACCAGAGACGAAATTCTCTGTTTGGTCCGCAAGAGAAAGACACTCTACCATAACACCACGAAAATCTTTCTCTTCCCGGATTATAGCCCTGAAATACTGAGCAGAAGAAAGGAATATGACCGCGTGAAAcaaaaactgaaggaaaaaggaaTAATGTACTCCATCCTGCATCCGGTCAGACTGCACCTTCAATATAAAGGGACTACAAAAATATTTGacactccagcagcagcagggaacTTTGTCCGAAAGATGGAGTAGCCAGATGGGCAGAGGAAACCCAACGAACGCTTGCTGCAAATCTGATGAGTCCTGTGAGTCTGTGAGTCCTGATATGAACTTGACCTGGTCCTGACATCGGCAAGAGACACTAAATGGATACCAgtagataaataaaatgaaacggCATAAGTGAGTAGCATATTGATCCAATGTAAAGTGCCGAAATGACTGAATGCTGACTGATCTGCTTATTGAGGAAGCCTGATGAAAATGACTGAAGCAGCTCATGCTGATCAGCCGAACTTATCAACACCAGTTGAgaaagagaatttttttttcttttttctttaatggtTAACTTAAGGTTGATGGGGGGAATGTGTGCTAAAAGTGgtgacacaaaaacagcaaaaaaattatctacactatattaccaaaagtattcgctcaccagcctttactcatactatgaactgaagtgccatcccattcctaacccatagagttcaatatgatgtcggtccaccttttgcagctattacagcttcaactcttctgggaagactgtccacaaggttgaggagagtgtttataggaatttttgaccattcttccaaaagcgcattggtgaggtcacacactgatgttggttgagaaggcctggctctcagtctccgctctaattcatcccaaaggtgttctatcgggttcaggtcaggactctgtgcaggccagtcaagttcatccacaccagactctgtcatccatgtctttatggaccttgctttgtgcactggtgcacagtcatgttggaagaggaaggggcccgctccaaactgttcccacaaggttgggagcatggaattgtccaaaatgttttggtatcctgaagcattcaaagttcctttcactggaactaaggggccaagcccagctcctgaaaaacaaccccacaccataattcctcctccattaaatttcacagtcggcacaatgcagtctgaaatgtaccgttctcctggcaacctccaaacccagactcgtccatcagattgccagatggaaaagcgtgattcatcactccagagaacgcgtctccactgctctagaggccagtggcggcgtgctttacaccattgcatccgacgctttgcattgcacttggtgatgtgtggcttggctgcagctgctcggccatggaaacccattccatgaagctctctgcgtactgtacttgggctaatctgaaggtcacatgaagtttgtagctctgtagcaattgactgtgcagaaagtcggcgacctctttgcactatgcgcttcagcatccgctgacccctctccgtcactttacgtggcctaccacttcgtggctgagttgctgttgttcccaaacgcttccattttgttataatagagctgacagttgactgtggaatatttaggagcgaggaaatttcacgactggatttgttgcacaggtggcatcctatgacagttccacgctggaattcactgagctcctgagagcggcccattctttcacaaatgtcttgtttcacagtctgcatgcctgagtgcttgattttatacacctgtggccaggccaagtgattaggacacctgattctgatcatttgaatgggtgagcgaatacttttggtaatatagtgtattttcaCGGggatgtgtgttcatgtgcgcGCCCACAAGACTGGCGGAGCAGGAGGCAGAACTTGCTGTGGTTGTGgtttatgtcttttttctttttttttctttccccctatctatctattttttatgtatttgagTGTTTTCATGGAAACGTTGCAGCCACGTATTCTACCATCAGCAGTGCCTACAacaggggtccccaaactttttcctgtgagggccacataacttttcccttctctaATGGGGGGCCGGGGTgagtttgtaacagaaaaagtgtgacgatCGCAGTGGTgcctaaatgtaaacattgattgttttccagaaagccacacataaccaaatattaataaccctttccaggatcttcacagaaaaaaaactcaggaaataaatactaataacactattaatgaaataaattacactattaatgaaatcaataaaaatcaaataaccctctctgggttcttcacagaaaaaataaagtcaggaaataaatagcactatttgtgaaataaataataagcaaataaccctctctgggttcttcacagaaaaaataaagtcaggaaatatataataacactatttatgaaataaataataatcaaataaccctctctgggttcttcacagaaaaaaaaaagtccatggaacattaactttctgttttGCGGTGCACAATCTtaacaggtaaaagttcagcttagttgtcagagcagaatctcttacttaaatgcaggtacggtttttgctatgggcagtgtgggcaaccgcccagggcgcaatctacttgggggcgcacgagaaaaaaaatcgccagttttctagactaccgtattgacccacacatgccatcagtaccatcagtcggcatcaggtgggccgacACAGAGCCGTGTAACAAGCCAAGCCTCGGCAGACCGAGGCTGAGCGCTGGCATGGAGCCTCGTGTAGGTCAGATGTTCACCAGAGCGACGAGGCGGTGGCTCgacagaaacactgagaggCCGTCTGCCATCTGAGATCTGCACTGAAGCCATGACAGCGACTAACAGACCTCACCCTCTACATGAAGTCTAAACTgacttttttcttctaaatgtACTTCAGTCttttccatttatttgtttatttatttgcagtgcatacattaaaaatgacttcagtatatttgtctttgtttaataGTATTGTTTATTAGTTGGGGATGTGCTATGGCTACTGTCAGGGCCAAGGGTCGTGTTTCCAGCAGATGTTCGGTCATTGGTGGAAATTTGGGAACACTGGGAGCCTCAGGCGGCCACTCCCACCCGGGTAATactgttttttatgttattttattttattttacagtcagAGAATCTAACCCCATCTGGATGGCTGAATGAAATCACAGACATGGCGGTGTCAGGGTCATTAAAactcaaaatgctgtttgttaaattagtcaaaaaacaaaatgctgtcaGCTTTGGCGAGGCGGCAGCGGAAAAGAGGAACTGGTAAGTGATGATAAATTCACACTTCTACGAGACTAAAGCCCACTAAGATAAGCCTTTAAGGGGAATATTTTTTGgctctgtgtaaaaaaaaagacaatcttGGTACTGGATGTACTTTATACTGATGTAGGATtctaataatattaaaaatcaaGCAGTTTTTCACAGATCCAGTGACACCGTTTGGCACATTTGTCATCACTCCAGCTGTTGAGGTTGTTAAACCAGTAAGTGTAAGCACAGTGCTCCCTCCCGGGCTCGCCGTGTCCCCAGAACCTGGtcaacaacacagagcagacacatgtAATGGATGGAAAACAAGACATATAAATCATAATCATTAAATAGGATGGATGATGTCGTACCCTGTGTCGAGACGTGTGCCATCCACCCATGTCCAGTTTCCTCTCTCGCCCCTGTCGCTCAGGCCCAGCcacattatttttttgaaagaattGATGAATTTCTGTTGAATTGTTTAAAGGACAAACACAATTTGCGACTGTGATTGTTTCAGTTTTAGGCAAAACGTAATTTTAGTGAGCCACAAATTTTACAGTAAGCAGGTGATAATTAGCATGTAATGCATTTGAAATTTCTTGGAAATGACTCCACATTTACATCATTTACACCAATCATAACTGAAAACACTCCAAATGATGTTGCAAACAGAATTTAGGATTTTTATTCAATGGTTTTCCTGcagaacagaaacacaactAATTTGCACCGAAGTTGCATCCAAGTTGTACATACAAAAACTTATCACATCTTATCATTTCTGGAATGTCATATTTATGATATTCCAGAAATGCCATGAGTGGTGGCAAGCCTGGTTTCACTTTTATGATCTAATAGATTTGAAATATTTATCTGTAATGGgtttataaaaaaagaaaaaaagaaaaaaaagaaaaaacagcagctcagGGGGAAAAATCTTCACCTGTTCATCTTGGCTGTTTATGACAACGAGGTCTGCTCCTCTCTCTAAACAGTCCTGTCTGCTGTCCTCCCAGGATTTTAGTTCAGCAGAAACGTAGTAAAAACTGTTGTTAAACATCGCACATCCAGTTTCACAGAAGCGGCCTGTGAGAACCAATCAAAGTTCATTAATGTACATTTCCTACAATCAAATGCAAGGCAGTGTGCTTCATAAGACTAGAATGCATTATCTAAACAAATATATGTGTTATGTGCCGGGAAATGAGGGCTGGGTGATGGCGAGGACCTCACAatatgatacacacacattgcaagGCTGTGGAGAATGGACAGGAAATCTGCTGCATAACACCTGGGCagattaataaaatatacagcaaaATAAGGTAGCAAAGTAACCTGTTCCTCGAAATCCCCATTCCTGTTTGTTTCAACAGAATGAGCACAGTGAGCAAACCAAACTGCCATAACATCATCAACACTAAATTATCTGCACTAAAATATATTCTGATCCATtgtctgttcacacacacacacacacacacacacacacacacacacacacacacacacacacacacacacacacacacatgtttacTCACTGAGCTCAAACAGAGTTTCCTTTGTGTGTTGAGTGCAGGTCCTGCTGAGACTCTGCAACCAAAGCTGTGGACCTGCAGTAGAAGTGAAATTGAGGTACAAACATGCAACTCTCTAAAAATTAAGTTCCAATACAATTAAACTGCACTCTTAATTGTGTTTATAaggaaacatattttgtttctgacatgtaaaatacatttctaatcataTCCTGTGGCACATGTGTGgtggcattttagccagttttgttGCCTCTGGCCAAGCTTGAGCCTTTAGCCAATGGAGAGGTGAAGTTTAAGCAGTTAAAACcacttgttttgttgtcagcAAAATATCTTTCCCTCAAAACAtaactgagaatgcagtttggCTGTATGACAGTGTCATTTTAAGGAGTCAAATATACAAAATGGATGCTCAGCGATGCAAATATCTTTAAATCTCTTGTGTGATGAAGCAGATTTCTCACATTGCACTGCGAGGGCTGTAACGGCGGCCAAGAGGAGAgcgcacagcagcagcagacacactgTGAAGACCCAGGGGAGACTTTTCACCGGACAGACGATGCTGcctgagaaaataaatgtcaaTGTTAAGTTGAGGAGCACATGTTGAAGGCCGGTTTGTTGCATGTGGTTTTATCTGTGCGGTGTGGTGTGGCTCAGGTAGAGTTCTTATGCAgctttatttgtgtatgtgtgtgtgtgtgtgtgtgactcacctggcctctgctctgctgcactcTCCTCTGCAGGTAAGTTGTCTGCAGGGTCATAGATATCCACTGTCCTCTCCCCCACCTCATCGCTGCCTCCGTCTGTGCTCCTGGCCCTCTGCCCTGCTGTTTCAGAGGGATGCATGTTGTCGTAGATATGACCCCACTCGCTCACTTCCAGGCTCACTCTGCACCGTCTGGATCCAAGGCTGCTTGACATGAGTTGGTCTCTAGTTTGGCACTAAAACACACCAAAGAAGAACACTGTGTTTCCGTGTAAGGACGTTGGCTGCCTTTGTGTTGTGTCTCTtctttgtagttgtttttttctgcactgcGGCTGACCTCTCATCCAGAACGGAGCAACCAGAAAGAGAAGCCGCCTCTCAGCAGAGCCTTGTGGTCGCTGAGGTGCAAAGTGAAAGTATTTCTAAACCAGAGAAGTCAGAGTTGATTTGAGATGCTGCAGCTATCTGGTGTTGTAAATCAGCAACATCTGGCTATCAGGCTGAGGATAA is a genomic window containing:
- the LOC115360468 gene encoding CD209 antigen-like protein E, producing MHPSETAGQRARSTDGGSDEVGERTVDIYDPADNLPAEESAAEQRPGSIVCPVKSLPWVFTVCLLLLCALLLAAVTALAVQCPQLWLQSLSRTCTQHTKETLFELSRFCETGCAMFNNSFYYVSAELKSWEDSRQDCLERGADLVVINSQDEQKFINSFKKIMWLGLSDRGERGNWTWVDGTRLDTGFWGHGEPGREHCAYTYWFNNLNSWSDDKCAKRCHWICEKLLDF